A stretch of Myceligenerans xiligouense DNA encodes these proteins:
- a CDS encoding YbaK/EbsC family protein → MTARHPNTQPANRPSALPALGDLTWSGALETPDLLAEPVLAALRAWADAEPDVAASVAVTEIDPDHADTETLNELHGLPPQVSGNCVVVAGRRGDDERVAGVVVPASTFADVNKRVRKLLDVRKASFMPQDRAVADSGMEYGGITPVGLPAGWRVLVDSRFAEPGTLALLGSGVRRSKLLMPGPLLCAAPGVEVIEDLGVARS, encoded by the coding sequence ATGACCGCGCGACACCCGAACACCCAGCCCGCGAACCGTCCGTCCGCACTGCCCGCCCTCGGCGACCTGACGTGGTCCGGTGCGCTCGAGACGCCCGACCTGCTCGCCGAGCCCGTCCTGGCCGCGCTCCGGGCGTGGGCCGACGCCGAGCCGGACGTCGCGGCGTCCGTGGCCGTCACCGAGATCGACCCGGACCACGCCGACACCGAGACCCTCAACGAGCTCCACGGGCTGCCCCCGCAGGTGTCCGGCAACTGCGTGGTCGTGGCGGGCAGGCGGGGCGACGACGAGCGCGTCGCGGGCGTCGTCGTACCCGCCTCCACGTTCGCGGACGTGAACAAGCGCGTCCGCAAGCTCCTCGACGTGCGCAAGGCGTCGTTCATGCCGCAGGACCGGGCGGTGGCCGACTCGGGGATGGAGTACGGCGGGATCACGCCCGTCGGGCTGCCGGCGGGCTGGCGGGTGCTCGTGGACTCCCGGTTCGCCGAGCCGGGCACGCTCGCCCTCCTGGGTTCGGGTGTGCGGCGGTCCAAGCTGCTGATGCCGGGCCCGCTGCTGTGCGCGGCGCCGGGCGTGGAGGTGATCGAGGACCTGGGGGTCGCGCGCTCGTGA
- the fabG gene encoding 3-oxoacyl-ACP reductase FabG encodes MMTSRTAVVTGAARGIGAATAKRLARDGHAVAVLDLLEDQAEATAEEIVADGGRAIAVGVDVSDEDSVAAAVERVAHELGVPTILVNNAGILRDNLIFKMTADDWDAVMGVHLRGAFLVTRAVQAHMVTAGYGRIVNLSSTSALGNRGQVNYAAAKAGMQGFTKTLAIELGRFGITANAVAPGTIRTAMTEATAERMGITFDQLLAGAAERIPVGRVGVPEDVAAAVAFFASEDAGFVSGQVLYVAGGPRD; translated from the coding sequence ATGATGACCTCTCGTACCGCCGTCGTGACCGGAGCCGCCCGCGGCATCGGCGCCGCCACCGCGAAGCGCCTCGCCCGCGACGGCCACGCCGTCGCCGTGCTCGACCTCCTGGAGGACCAGGCCGAGGCGACCGCCGAGGAGATCGTGGCCGACGGCGGCCGCGCGATCGCCGTCGGCGTCGACGTGTCCGACGAGGACTCCGTGGCCGCCGCCGTCGAACGCGTCGCCCACGAGCTCGGGGTGCCCACGATCCTCGTGAACAACGCCGGGATCCTGCGGGACAACCTGATCTTCAAGATGACCGCCGACGACTGGGACGCGGTCATGGGAGTGCACCTGCGGGGCGCGTTCCTCGTGACGCGGGCCGTGCAGGCGCACATGGTCACCGCGGGGTACGGACGGATCGTGAACCTGTCGTCGACGTCGGCCCTGGGGAACCGCGGACAGGTGAACTACGCGGCGGCGAAGGCCGGCATGCAGGGCTTCACCAAGACCCTCGCGATCGAGCTGGGCAGATTCGGGATCACCGCCAACGCGGTGGCTCCGGGGACGATCCGGACGGCGATGACCGAGGCGACGGCCGAGCGCATGGGCATCACGTTCGACCAGCTCCTGGCGGGCGCCGCGGAGCGGATCCCGGTCGGCCGCGTCGGGGTGCCGGAGGACGTCGCGGCCGCCGTCGCGTTCTTCGCCTCCGAGGACGCGGGCTTCGTCTCGGGCCAGGTGCTGTACGTGGCGGGCGGGCCGCGGGACTGA
- a CDS encoding HNH endonuclease: MEAVTWHDGRSAHLDVVMPGAPWTGSGAPAGQELDDGAVDLLVAQARSSEPGPWLAGVLEAMAAPGTGMPATAGVLGRLDAVELAGVVAATERVTAWAQALQARAAAALVAAQGGVLGVDQAATVVKDRLHVTAREGTTIVSRGDRCARFPDVLEALGTGRIDARKADTLLGAGAELTDGERAAAIEVLLPEAPTRTWKWLSEQLNALAARLHGTGEELVRAADQRNVWLEAAGPGMALLTALLPAKDGARVFNAVQAGANQLMNVPGQTRRRGQARADALTSLVTGRMIPHTVPESREEPETRDEPACRDIAAEGIWHRLVTDPVTGILIDYSTTSYQPPARLRKAVQTRDGTCAHTGCDRPAARCDLDHIEPFDHDHPDRAGEPGQTRAANLHALCRKHHNVKTHAGWRVTRDPATGTETWASPAGHTQTYRPDPTDPATRYTPTAGLTLARPPRGQATGGPPPDHPQDDTPPPF; this comes from the coding sequence ATGGAGGCTGTGACGTGGCACGACGGCCGGTCGGCGCACCTCGACGTGGTGATGCCCGGGGCGCCCTGGACGGGGTCGGGTGCGCCGGCCGGTCAGGAACTGGATGACGGCGCGGTCGACCTGCTGGTGGCCCAGGCGCGTTCGAGCGAGCCGGGGCCGTGGCTGGCAGGCGTGCTGGAGGCGATGGCAGCCCCCGGTACCGGTATGCCCGCGACAGCGGGTGTTCTGGGCCGGCTGGATGCCGTCGAGCTGGCCGGGGTGGTCGCCGCGACGGAGCGGGTGACCGCGTGGGCGCAGGCGTTGCAGGCGCGTGCGGCCGCGGCGCTGGTCGCCGCCCAGGGCGGGGTGCTGGGGGTGGACCAGGCGGCCACGGTCGTCAAGGACCGCCTGCACGTCACGGCTCGCGAGGGCACCACCATCGTGAGTCGTGGCGACCGGTGTGCGCGCTTCCCGGACGTGCTGGAGGCGTTGGGCACGGGGCGGATCGACGCACGCAAGGCCGACACCCTGCTGGGGGCGGGCGCCGAGCTGACCGACGGCGAGCGCGCCGCGGCGATCGAGGTCCTGCTGCCCGAGGCGCCCACCCGCACCTGGAAGTGGCTGTCCGAGCAACTCAACGCCCTGGCCGCACGTCTGCACGGTACGGGCGAGGAACTCGTCCGCGCCGCCGATCAGCGCAACGTGTGGCTCGAGGCCGCCGGGCCGGGCATGGCCCTGCTGACCGCACTGCTACCGGCCAAGGACGGCGCGCGCGTGTTCAACGCCGTCCAGGCCGGGGCGAACCAGCTGATGAACGTGCCCGGCCAGACCCGCCGCCGCGGCCAGGCCCGCGCCGACGCGCTCACCTCCCTGGTCACCGGCCGCATGATCCCGCACACCGTCCCCGAGAGCCGTGAGGAGCCCGAGACCCGCGACGAGCCCGCCTGCCGCGACATCGCCGCCGAGGGCATCTGGCACCGCCTCGTCACCGATCCGGTCACCGGCATCCTGATCGACTACTCCACCACCAGCTACCAGCCACCGGCTCGCCTCAGGAAGGCCGTCCAGACCCGGGACGGCACCTGCGCCCACACGGGGTGCGACCGTCCCGCCGCCCGCTGCGACCTGGACCACATCGAGCCCTTCGACCACGACCACCCGGACCGGGCCGGCGAGCCGGGCCAGACCCGCGCGGCCAACCTGCACGCCCTGTGCCGCAAGCACCACAACGTGAAGACCCACGCCGGATGGCGTGTCACCCGCGACCCGGCCACCGGCACGGAAACCTGGGCCAGCCCTGCCGGCCACACCCAGACCTACCGGCCCGACCCCACGGACCCGGCCACCCGCTACACCCCGACCGCGGGCCTCACCCTCGCGCGCCCACCACGCGGGCAGGCCACCGGCGGCCCGCCACCCGACCACCCGCAGGACGACACCCCGCCCCCGTTCTGA
- a CDS encoding methylated-DNA--[protein]-cysteine S-methyltransferase has product MGADGTAGPEAFVVFSTELGDCAIVWRADGGAVVRSTLPQAGAEQVRRTVRRWHPGAVESEPTADVAEAVERVTRLLDNGGEDDAASVAEITLDMAAVPEFHRRVYEVARSVPPGETLTYGEVAARLGAPGSAQAVGQALGRNPFPPIVPCHRVLAAGGKIGGFSAPGGARTKLRMLVKEGALMEQPTLF; this is encoded by the coding sequence ATGGGCGCGGACGGCACGGCGGGGCCCGAGGCGTTCGTCGTGTTCTCGACCGAGCTCGGGGACTGCGCGATCGTCTGGCGGGCCGACGGCGGCGCCGTCGTCCGTTCCACCCTGCCGCAGGCCGGGGCGGAGCAGGTGCGGCGTACCGTGAGGCGATGGCACCCGGGCGCCGTCGAGTCGGAGCCGACGGCGGACGTGGCGGAGGCGGTCGAGCGTGTCACCAGGCTGCTCGACAACGGCGGCGAGGACGACGCGGCCTCGGTCGCGGAGATCACGCTGGACATGGCAGCCGTCCCGGAGTTCCACCGTCGTGTCTACGAGGTGGCCCGGAGCGTCCCTCCGGGGGAGACGCTCACGTACGGCGAGGTCGCTGCCCGGCTGGGAGCTCCCGGCTCGGCGCAGGCCGTGGGTCAGGCTCTGGGCCGCAACCCGTTCCCGCCGATCGTGCCGTGCCATCGGGTGCTTGCCGCCGGGGGCAAGATCGGGGGGTTCTCGGCACCGGGAGGCGCTCGGACCAAGCTCCGCATGCTGGTCAAGGAGGGGGCCCTGATGGAGCAGCCCACTCTCTTCTAG